GAATTATTTATGAGTTCAGATCTGCACTAAAGAGTTGAACACACATTCTGGGCAGACTTTTTGGTATGGAATATGTATTGTAATGTCCACCCCTACATGCTTTTGAATGAGATGCTTAATTAAGTCTCTAGCTATTTAACAAATTACATTTTTCTTAGGAAAAGAAGGGAACCCTCCCTTTTTTTCCCCCCTACATTTATCCTTCAGTTAATATTCAAAAGAAAATTGGTTTACCTATCATTTCTTCAATTTTGCTTTTTGGACTACGAAATGGGCTTTTTGGCTGTAGATTCAACCTATAAAATAGTGACCAGTGTTCAGAAAATAATCAATTATTGGTCTATGAAGCACTAAGCaacaaaaaaagtaaacaaatgctGTATTGCTTCCATTATCGTGCAAGGGTTGCAAAATGTTTCAATATTATTTAAACTTGTAATTGCCTTTGTGTAAAGATGGATAGGCAGTAGAATAGTTATTCTTAGCATCTAGATTCAATTGATTCACCAACATTCAGAAACatatcttaagtttttttttgttctgataATATCTTATGTGACAAAAACATCTGACCTATTTTATGGGCCAGCTGTCAACTACAAATCCTTGTAATCAGATATTTAAAATCCAGCAAGCACAACTTAATATGTGGCAATTAAATTAAGAAATTTAATAGGTAATGTATGAGTGAACTGTTTTCAGAGAAGAGTGAAAAGTGAAACTTGCTCTCCAAATGTGGTTTAGATGAATGGCATgggtgcattttaaaaaaaacgatAAGTAAACAGTGGTAATGAGGGATGAATTGATTTAAGTGAATTAAAATTAATGAGGTATGTGTGGCAGTCAATGCCACACAGTCACTTAGTTTTGTGTAGCATTGGCTGTTGAGGACAACTGACTTTTTGTACTGCAAATGCTACATATCCcctgctatccgaaggtagagcgttcctatgaaaccgtttgtaagccgaaatggcgtaaagcgaagaagcaattaccattaatttatataggaaaaatttttgagcgttcccagatccaaaaaataacctaccaaataataccaaatagcacataaaacctaaaataacgctagcatatagcaaaagcaggaatgatatgataaatatacagcctacaTAAActagaaataatgcatgtacagtgtagtttcacttaacagaatcgggaagatttagccaaaatcgatttgtagaaaaaaatgagCACTTATGTGCATGCGCAAGTACAcgtgtgcacacacctgcccgcgcaaggcttcgtggtcatggtagtctttctcggggtaaacacaagtttaaagcgggcgtctttttttcgtaaaagcgaaaatcctctttcggttggcgaaaacaggtactaatgtaggtctttcataaaagcgaagtggcgtaaagtGAACTTACATAAAGCAGGGGACACCAATTTGTGCTTCGATTGATTTGGTTGAACTGTTAAGGGCCTGTTGAGTTTGGTAAAAGGTGTTTAAGCATTGAGAATTAAAAATAACACAAGTCACTTAAAACactcaacagaaaaaaaaacagcagcaaatgctggaagtatttatTGGGACATGCAGGGACATGCAGTCACATGCAGGTACAGAATTAATATCTTAGCCTGAAGTCCCTTCATCACAAGTGTCAAAGGGCCTTCAATCTGTCTTTTTCCACAGAGCTGCCTgacgtttccagcatttgctataGTGACATTCCTATTTGTCTTGTAAATCAGGTCTACTGACCTGCATGGATTGTTAATAATATTAACCTACAATTTTTCTTTAATCtcacattaacaaagcatttagcATTCTTGATCATTATGTGGGAATTGATTTCCATTATCTTAATTTTAGTGATAGAATAATTGATTTATGACTAGGGTACTATTAAGTAGCAATATACTTATTAATCTTACTGCTTTTATTAAACACTTTTTTGCTTTTTCATTTAATATTAGTAACATTTCCTTCACTTTAGCCTGATGATTCAGATAGAGCACAGGGTGAAAATCAGTTTTGATAGAATAGTGTACCTTCTCACAAGAAAATATTAATTGTGATATACAAAACTAAGTGGAATAACTTTGCTTTTGGTTCTACAGAAAGTGTAAGGTGAAATGTAAACTTGGATGGTTAAGACCTAAAACTTGGGGGAAATTGCTCAATGACAGAAATCAGTATCAGCAGGAAAGATAATTGAAGTATTCAGATACAAATTTGTTAGTGCTCATAAAATGTTCTGATGAATGCCCTTGTGACCATTACCCATCAAAAATTTCATGCTGCATGTAGTTTTACAtttaaaatctaaaaaaaaatgtgaaagaTGGATTTTGCATCTCATTAAAGAAAAAATAGaactttagtttttttttaaaagaaaactaaCTTAATTTAACAATTGCTTGTAGAAACAGACTTTGACAAATGGATCATTTGGAAGTTCACCATTGGTGGATTGATCAGTTCTACTctcaaattacttttttttttctttccaggaTTCAGCAGCAAGAGTTTTCTCCCACTTTTGGAATTTTCCTACACGTCTTCACTATCTGTGAAACCGGATTATTTTGCTGAAATATGTGCTTTAGCCAGGCATCTAAGGATTTGGGAAGTGGTTGAAATGTGTGCAGCACTCTGCAAGTTGCATGGAACTGGGAACAGCAAAGCACATAAAGAGGAATCCAGCAAAGAggagaaaaaagaattttcttcatatgAAGTTTGTATTGATCAGTCTTTAATTGGACCTAGACAACACGTGCCTCCTATTTACTATCCGTTTGATCAGCTGGAAGATGATACAGCACAACCGAAACTTGATAATTTCGGTAGAAGTGTGTTTTCTCCAGGATCACATTCAACAGTGATTCAGGGAGAAACAAAAGTGCCAGATTTTACTTTTAAGCTTCAAGAAATGCAGTCAGGACTTTCCAAAGATAAAGTGGCACCAGCACATTCTGAAACCTCTGTTGGTAACCTGGAGGTGGAGACACTGGAAAATCCCAGTAGACGATTTAAATTATTAGGCTATTCTGACAAAACTCCACTGAAAACACAAACGGTTAAATCTTCATCACAGAAGTGTTCATCTGCAAATAAAGTGACTAATATTCCTACCTCTTTAGAACTGAAATTTGCAGATAAGTCAAGAGATCTTTATAATCAAAGAAAATGCAACTTTGAGAAAACACCCACAAAGTCCAAATCACAGACAAGAGTGTCGAAGCACCTGGATTATAGCGTTGCTGGCCCTCAGGACAACTCTGGTTGTAAAGGAGTAAACACACTTCTCCGGTCACCTGTCAAACAAGTAGCCACTGAAGAAGAACTTTACTCTCCTAATGTGAATGAGAAATATAAATTACTTAGTGTATTGGGGTTACAGAGGAAAACGTCTGTTACTGATGGTGAAGAACAGGCTAGCTGGAAACAAAAAAGGAGACTTCGACAACCTAAAGTTAGAAATTATTCCTTGCTTACTGGAATGAAGAAAAGaagaataaattgtgcaaaaagccaATTACAACCAGACCAGATGAAAGCAAAAGGACTTGCCAATTGCTTTGTTGTCATTGAAAAGATCCTACCATCAATACAGAAGCAAAATGGAGACAATCAACAATTAAACAAAGCATTGTTTGCACTAGAGAAAACTGAACCTTTAAATTGTAAACTTAATTTCTCTCAGGGTTGTACTGGAAAGGAAGTAGTTTGTAGCCCAAGTAAAATACAGGTAAAGAACCCTAAATCTGAGACAGAAGGCTGTTTACTTGAGAAGAAAATCCAGCAAAGAAAGAAATGTAGCAGTGGAAGTTTTCCATTAACCAAAAAGTCACAATGCCAAACAAATTCCAGTATTTCTAAACCAGGCAAGAAGGATAAGTCGTCAGTAATCTCTGTGGAGGAAATAGCAGTGTCATCAAAAACTCCTCATGGCCACAGTGGTATAGAAGGGAGTGCATTGACCAGGCGAACCAGAAGTTGTACCTCGTATACTACGCcggtaaaatgttcttcctcgcgAGGAAGCACTGCTGCTAAAACATCTCCATGTTTGATACATCACGGTCAAAGTGGCAGAAGAACTAGACAGTTATACAAGGCCATAATAAACTGTAGAAAGTGTAAATTTAACAACTTGGACTCCGTGCCAAGTCGTTCTCAAAACGCTGCTCAGAAAAATATATCAGAAAGAACACTCCTGAAGAATAAACTACTGAAAAATAAGCTATCATCAGAAGAGTGTAATTTTCATGAAAATCGAAAGCTGGTTTGTGATGATATCTGTGTGACAGTGCCATCAAAAAGAAAAGGAAGGCAAGTTCTGAATGTGGATCTGTTTAACCAAGTGCCTGCAAAAGCAGAAAGTAATGTTGGAAAGCTTAAGGAAAAATGTGATGGCAAAAGCTTAGTTCCAAATGTTTGCCAAAGTACTTCTGAAGAGGAGAAAGAAGAGAAGGCAGCAGCCCTActggataggagaagacagcggACAAATTCATCACAATTGAGATGTAAACAAGAGAAGATGAAACAAGAACAATTAAAAACTGTTTCCAAGAAGCCGGAAAAGCAGATCCTTATCAGGTCCAGTGAAACACAACAATTTAAAAGGAAAGTAGAAAGGACAGGGTGCcgatctttggatgctgaaaaacaGAGTTATTTGCATAGCATAAAAGATCCAGCGCTGGGTAAGAGGAAACGCATACCTACACAGAAGATTATTGAAGCTGGTCTTTCCTTAGGATTTCTTGTATCATCTCAAAATACTGATAAAATTAATAAGTTACCTGTTCAAACCAAATGCAAACAGTTCAGTTTGTCTCCAAGTCACATGAGGAACAACCAAGCAGCTAAAACAAAGATACGTGTAAAGGCATATTCTAAAATAACCACTTCTAATGAACGAGCAGCCACTAATAGAAGACAGAATTGTAATACAACTCAGAGAAAGTTGAAACATTCAGAAGTTTTAAAAAGGAGGAAAGAAAATGTGgcagcaaaactaaagagaatGAAACCTGTTGTTTTGTATGGAAAGAAGCTATTAAATTTGAACATTAAGAATACACTGGGTAATAAACGGTCAAAACCTAACGCAAAAGCAAATATTATGAAGAAAGTTACACAACTGTCTACCTCACAGAAGGCAGTAAAGTTGCAACAAATAGCAAGTGCTAGTTCAAGAATTACAAATTCCAAGAGCCTACCAAAGGTATGTACCCTTTCTTACTACTAAAGATAAGGTTACTCATCTTGAGCATTAGATTATGCGATTAAATCAATAGTGAAAGTTGAATAGATTTGTCACTTAATATCAGAGTTGGGATCATAATTAACTCATGGTTCTCTTCACAGAAGCAGAGAATATAAATGTGATAGAGTTGAGCTAAATCttgaaagtatttttttaaaaaaatgttaaaggtgacttgatagagatgtaccaGATAATGAGAGgccttgatcatgtggatagtcagaggcttttccccagggctgaaatggctagcatgagagggcatagttttaaggtgcttggaagtaggtatggaggagatgtcagaagtaaattttttacgcagagaggtgagtgcgtggaatgggctgccggtggtggaggcggaaacgatagggtcttttaagagactcctggatggctacatggagcttagaaaaatagagggctatgggtaaagcctcggtagttctaaggtagggacatgtttgacacagctttgtgggccgaagggcctgtattgtgctgtaggatttctatttttctatgtttccacacTGTATTCTTAGAGTCTTGGGGTCAGTACAGAAGTGTACTGAAAGGTTACCAACTTGAAGAACTTGAGGTTCATGGGGAgccaagaaaaaaataaaaataaagtttaaaGGGAAATTCAGGAGCTATCCCAAACCCAGAAATGATTTGGATTCTGTTAATTGTTTCCAATGTCTTGAGTTGGTAGCTGGTTAAAAAATGTTTTCTAATTACATCGAATCACAATCAAAGgcgagattttttttaaagcactgaTCTATAATATGTCATATTTTGCATGAAAATGTGGTAAAAGCAGATTCAGCAATGACCTTTAAAGGGAAAATGGGTAAAGAGGTAATTGGAAGAAAATTGCAAATCTTTGGGAATTATTCAAACATTGGCCACAATAGATTCCCATTTTGTAATTCCTGTGATTTTTATATTTAACAGATTATATCTGTCATaaatggtctcatgagactaatggatgcctaagtTGAAGGTCAAGtataaatgcagaataaattatTGGTCTAGTAAAGCTGTTATACTAACTTAATTTTTGTGGGGAAACTTCAGTGTGAAGTAACTTGTAGTTGTGTAAGGTATACTTGCATTCACACTGGAGTGCAGATATGAGACACTTGTCTTGCATTCTGATTGCATTTAAGtatttgattttatttgattAAAATTTGAAAGGGTTTATAATAACAATGCACTTTGAGAGAATCTAGACAAGTATAAAAGTTCAAATGTATACAAGTGCAGCTCTGTCATGATCTGATTGAATTATGGAACGTACTTGCAGTGGGCTGGAGTATTAAATGGTTTATTCAAAAGTGGAATCTGGATCAATGGACTCTTCGCTTCTGTGGTTTGTATTGtgaggagggggtgtggaggcCGGTGTTTTTGCTGGCGCAGTGGGGATGCACGGAGGTATCAGTACATTTTGCTGCTTGTGT
This genomic stretch from Mobula hypostoma chromosome 6, sMobHyp1.1, whole genome shotgun sequence harbors:
- the si:dkey-229b18.3 gene encoding uncharacterized protein si:dkey-229b18.3, coding for MKKTGACKMAGDSGTSEVVSRYLKDADEPRSTLGGGSAAKAGDEEEEEEEEKNLGGEGGAAASSAGHGSKAASAYEVINGILYRKRLERGATSYTEVLVGAAAEQRRAVIASFHQQPAAGQRHCTMEETYKNVSENYWWEGMFPDIRDYVQGCNHCKDRKDNLLISEEKYITGKLTTHCTKVLERLNSQRSKGLFCDVTLIVEKTSYPAHRAVLAAVSEYFQDLFSEKGSTSNKVVDLKGFSSKSFLPLLEFSYTSSLSVKPDYFAEICALARHLRIWEVVEMCAALCKLHGTGNSKAHKEESSKEEKKEFSSYEVCIDQSLIGPRQHVPPIYYPFDQLEDDTAQPKLDNFGRSVFSPGSHSTVIQGETKVPDFTFKLQEMQSGLSKDKVAPAHSETSVGNLEVETLENPSRRFKLLGYSDKTPLKTQTVKSSSQKCSSANKVTNIPTSLELKFADKSRDLYNQRKCNFEKTPTKSKSQTRVSKHLDYSVAGPQDNSGCKGVNTLLRSPVKQVATEEELYSPNVNEKYKLLSVLGLQRKTSVTDGEEQASWKQKRRLRQPKVRNYSLLTGMKKRRINCAKSQLQPDQMKAKGLANCFVVIEKILPSIQKQNGDNQQLNKALFALEKTEPLNCKLNFSQGCTGKEVVCSPSKIQVKNPKSETEGCLLEKKIQQRKKCSSGSFPLTKKSQCQTNSSISKPGKKDKSSVISVEEIAVSSKTPHGHSGIEGSALTRRTRSCTSYTTPVKCSSSRGSTAAKTSPCLIHHGQSGRRTRQLYKAIINCRKCKFNNLDSVPSRSQNAAQKNISERTLLKNKLLKNKLSSEECNFHENRKLVCDDICVTVPSKRKGRQVLNVDLFNQVPAKAESNVGKLKEKCDGKSLVPNVCQSTSEEEKEEKAAALLDRRRQRTNSSQLRCKQEKMKQEQLKTVSKKPEKQILIRSSETQQFKRKVERTGCRSLDAEKQSYLHSIKDPALGKRKRIPTQKIIEAGLSLGFLVSSQNTDKINKLPVQTKCKQFSLSPSHMRNNQAAKTKIRVKAYSKITTSNERAATNRRQNCNTTQRKLKHSEVLKRRKENVAAKLKRMKPVVLYGKKLLNLNIKNTLGNKRSKPNAKANIMKKVTQLSTSQKAVKLQQIASASSRITNSKSLPKNLRGAAQVLKKLQPKLKGSLKLTPRSKHIAEESMKKTKVSRAHTCHECCATFTNCDSLFLHRMSHIRGKRWLCLLCDKTFYGQKKAQVHLRSHSEKLYRCKVCVTVSKKEKSFQYKR